The following proteins are co-located in the Echinicola sp. 20G genome:
- a CDS encoding type B 50S ribosomal protein L31 — translation MKKDIHPNYREVVFYDTSSEYKFITKSTIETNETITWEDGNEYPVYKIEVSSNSHPFYTGKKMLLDTAGRVEKFNRRYKKK, via the coding sequence ATGAAAAAAGACATTCATCCAAACTACAGAGAGGTTGTTTTTTATGACACTTCCAGTGAATATAAATTCATTACCAAGTCTACAATCGAAACTAACGAGACTATCACTTGGGAAGACGGGAACGAGTACCCAGTTTACAAAATAGAAGTAAGCTCTAACTCTCACCCATTCTACACTGGTAAGAAGATGCTATTGGACACTGCTGGTCGAGTAGAGAAATTCAACAGAAGATACAAGAAGAAGTAA
- a CDS encoding ABC transporter ATP-binding protein, whose translation MKTYLRILAYARPFRRYLPFYVVYALLAIIFGLLNFTLLKPLFDVIFEQVEPEALQRFAEKPEFAFTIEYFMHLFNYYFIHVSEVYGKFGTLVYVCIIIVVSVFLANLFTYLSGVVLAKVRADVIKGMRMHIFDQVSGMHIGYFSNERKGDLMSKMTNDVQEVENSVVQSLRVVFREPVTIILYFGALFFMSVKLTLFTILIIPISGAIIGGITKRLKKKAIQSQESLGRIVNILDETIGGMRVIKAFGARGYVYSKFDEETDRYSNINVSMAKRNELASPISQFLGVFVVAGILLYGGSLVLNNASDLSASEFLAYIILFTQVLNPAKEISRAMSTIQRGLASAERIFKVIDTTPEIREVASPKHLNNFEKSIEFDHVSFGYDQEMVLRDIDFILEKGKTIALVGPSGGGKSTIADLVPRFYDAVKGAVKVDGVNIKELGIEALRSQIGIVTQESILFNDTVFNNIAFGLEEVSKEAVEEAAKIANAHEFIERLENGYQTNIGERGSKLSGGQRQRLSIARAVLKNPPILILDEATSALDSESERLVQEALTNLMSNRTTLVIAHRLSTIQHADEILVIQQGEIVERGTHESLISQEGLYKKLSSMQSV comes from the coding sequence ATGAAGACTTATCTCAGAATTTTGGCATATGCACGCCCTTTTAGAAGGTACTTGCCTTTCTATGTCGTCTATGCCCTTTTGGCCATTATTTTCGGCTTGCTGAATTTTACTTTATTGAAACCGCTGTTTGATGTGATCTTTGAGCAGGTGGAGCCTGAGGCTTTACAGCGTTTTGCTGAGAAGCCCGAATTTGCTTTTACGATCGAATATTTCATGCACCTGTTCAATTACTATTTCATTCATGTGTCTGAGGTTTATGGGAAGTTCGGGACTTTGGTCTATGTCTGTATTATTATAGTGGTTTCAGTATTTTTGGCCAACCTATTTACCTATTTGTCCGGTGTAGTCTTAGCCAAAGTAAGGGCGGATGTGATCAAAGGCATGCGAATGCATATTTTTGATCAAGTGAGCGGGATGCATATTGGTTATTTTTCCAATGAGCGAAAAGGCGATCTTATGTCTAAGATGACTAACGACGTGCAAGAAGTGGAAAACAGTGTGGTGCAGTCTCTAAGGGTAGTGTTTAGGGAGCCGGTAACCATCATTCTATATTTTGGGGCATTGTTTTTTATGTCGGTAAAACTCACCCTTTTTACTATCCTAATCATTCCTATATCAGGAGCGATAATAGGAGGCATTACCAAACGATTAAAAAAGAAGGCCATTCAAAGTCAAGAGTCTTTGGGAAGGATTGTCAATATTCTGGATGAAACTATTGGAGGGATGCGTGTTATCAAAGCCTTTGGTGCCAGGGGCTATGTGTACAGTAAGTTCGATGAAGAAACGGATCGATACTCCAATATCAATGTGTCCATGGCCAAAAGGAATGAGTTGGCCTCTCCCATTTCCCAATTTTTAGGGGTATTCGTAGTTGCAGGAATACTTTTATATGGTGGCAGTCTGGTTTTGAACAATGCTTCAGACTTGAGTGCGAGTGAGTTTTTGGCCTATATTATTCTCTTTACGCAAGTGTTGAATCCAGCAAAGGAAATCTCAAGGGCAATGAGCACCATTCAAAGAGGGCTTGCCTCTGCGGAAAGAATCTTCAAAGTAATCGACACCACACCTGAAATTCGGGAGGTAGCTTCTCCAAAGCACCTCAATAATTTTGAGAAAAGCATTGAATTTGATCATGTGTCATTTGGATATGATCAGGAGATGGTCCTTAGAGACATTGATTTTATTTTGGAGAAAGGCAAGACAATTGCATTAGTTGGACCTTCGGGGGGAGGGAAATCCACTATAGCAGATCTGGTGCCCAGGTTTTATGATGCTGTGAAAGGGGCTGTAAAAGTAGACGGAGTAAATATAAAAGAGCTGGGAATAGAAGCTTTAAGAAGTCAGATTGGGATAGTGACCCAAGAGTCCATTCTTTTCAATGATACTGTTTTCAACAATATTGCTTTTGGTTTGGAAGAAGTTTCAAAGGAAGCAGTCGAGGAGGCAGCAAAGATCGCTAATGCACATGAATTTATTGAGCGCCTGGAAAATGGTTATCAGACTAATATTGGAGAAAGAGGAAGCAAGCTTTCTGGAGGTCAGAGACAAAGATTGAGCATTGCCCGGGCTGTGCTTAAAAATCCACCGATTTTGATACTGGATGAAGCAACATCTGCTTTGGATTCGGAGTCAGAGCGCTTGGTTCAAGAGGCTTTGACCAACTTGATGAGCAACCGAACCACCTTGGTGATTGCGCATCGTTTGAGTACGATTCAGCATGCGGACGAAATATTGGTGATCCAACAGGGTGAAATTGTAGAGAGAGGGACCCATGAGTCATTAATAAGTCAAGAAGGATTGTATAAGAAACTTTCCTCAATGCAGTCAGTTTAG
- a CDS encoding YifB family Mg chelatase-like AAA ATPase — translation MVAKTFGSTVSGVDAILITIEVNVGQGTSFYMVGLPDSAVKESQQRVESALKYFGYRMPRQKVVINLAPADIRKEGSAYDLPIAMGILKASEQVAFPELEQYVIMGELSLDGNLRPIKGVLPIAIEARKRGFKGIILPKVNAAEASIVNNLDVIGVETLEEAIGFLEGEIAIEPLVTDTRDVFYSSLEGYAFDFADVQGQENIKRAMEIAAAGGHNVIMIGPPGAGKTMLAKRLPSILPPLTLQEALETTKIHSVAGKLGSEASLIAQRPFRSPHHTISDVALVGGGGNPQPGEISLSHNGVLFLDELPEFKRTVLEVMRQPLEERRVTISRARVSVDYPANFMLIASMNPCPCGYYNHPEKECVCGPGVVQRYLNKVSGPLLDRIDLHVEVTPVKFDEMTSSRKSESSEAIRERVVTGRNRQVDRFKDYKDIYCNAMMPSHMVKDVCLINEGGKVLLKTAMERLGLSARAYDRILKVARTIADLADTDSIRVEHLAEAIQYRSLDREGWAG, via the coding sequence ATGGTAGCAAAGACTTTTGGAAGTACGGTGTCCGGTGTGGATGCCATACTGATTACAATTGAGGTGAATGTGGGGCAGGGCACGAGTTTTTATATGGTAGGACTGCCAGACAGTGCTGTCAAAGAAAGCCAACAAAGGGTAGAATCAGCACTGAAATATTTCGGATACCGAATGCCACGTCAAAAGGTGGTTATCAATCTGGCGCCAGCAGATATTCGTAAAGAAGGTTCTGCTTATGATTTGCCCATTGCTATGGGGATATTGAAAGCATCGGAACAAGTAGCTTTTCCTGAATTGGAGCAATATGTCATTATGGGGGAGCTGTCTTTGGATGGAAATTTGAGGCCCATTAAAGGTGTATTGCCCATTGCTATTGAGGCTCGTAAAAGAGGCTTTAAAGGAATTATATTGCCCAAAGTTAATGCCGCTGAGGCGTCAATTGTAAATAATCTTGATGTAATAGGGGTGGAGACATTGGAAGAAGCGATTGGTTTTCTGGAGGGTGAAATTGCTATCGAGCCTTTGGTGACAGATACGAGGGATGTTTTTTACAGTTCCTTGGAGGGCTATGCCTTTGATTTTGCAGATGTCCAAGGACAGGAGAATATCAAAAGAGCCATGGAGATAGCAGCAGCTGGAGGGCATAATGTCATTATGATTGGGCCTCCTGGGGCTGGAAAGACGATGCTGGCCAAGCGACTTCCATCGATATTGCCTCCATTGACTTTACAGGAAGCACTTGAAACTACCAAGATTCATTCTGTGGCGGGGAAATTGGGAAGTGAGGCCTCCTTGATAGCCCAAAGGCCTTTTAGATCCCCACATCATACCATCAGTGACGTCGCGTTGGTGGGCGGGGGCGGTAATCCCCAGCCGGGAGAAATTTCACTGTCTCACAATGGCGTTTTGTTTTTGGATGAGTTACCTGAGTTTAAAAGGACAGTTTTGGAGGTGATGCGTCAGCCTTTGGAAGAAAGGAGGGTAACGATCAGTCGAGCGCGTGTTTCGGTGGATTATCCTGCGAATTTCATGCTGATTGCCAGTATGAATCCCTGTCCATGTGGATATTACAATCATCCTGAGAAAGAATGTGTCTGTGGTCCGGGTGTCGTTCAGCGCTATTTGAACAAAGTCAGTGGCCCTTTGTTGGACCGAATAGACTTGCATGTGGAAGTGACACCGGTGAAATTTGATGAGATGACCTCTTCCAGAAAATCAGAAAGTAGCGAGGCCATTAGAGAAAGAGTGGTGACAGGTAGAAATCGCCAAGTAGATCGATTTAAAGATTATAAGGATATTTATTGCAATGCCATGATGCCGTCGCATATGGTCAAGGATGTTTGCTTGATAAATGAAGGAGGAAAGGTCTTATTGAAAACGGCCATGGAACGGCTTGGCTTATCAGCTAGAGCTTATGATAGAATTTTAAAAGTGGCGCGCACAATTGCAGACTTGGCGGATACTGATTCGATTCGAGTGGAGCATTTGGCAGAAGCAATTCAATATAGAAGCTTGGATAGAGAAGGTTGGGCAGGGTGA
- a CDS encoding PLP-dependent aspartate aminotransferase family protein — MKFETLAIHGGNLSTDSQKPVVQPITLSTTFEHQEDSLIYTRANNPNRMALEQLLAQMEMGAAAAAFSSGNAAGMTVFQALPLGSHIIAPSDMYHGMKKLLMDVFKDKLELTFTDLTDIENLKRSLQPNTKLLWIETPSNPLLKISDIKSLCTLAKENDLITVCDNTFATPVFQNPLKLGADIVMHSSTKYFGGHSDILGGALITKQNNSFWKQIVNIQKTGGAVPSPFDCYLLCRSIKTLAYRMKGHAEHAGVLATFLDQHKQVERVFYPGLTNHPGHEVASSQMSGFGGILSFLVKGGPDDADKVISNLRYFNNATSLGGVESLLERRAAVEGPDTKTPQNLIRVSVGLEHLDDLLEDMESALDKVG, encoded by the coding sequence ATGAAATTTGAGACTTTAGCCATCCATGGTGGCAACTTGAGCACTGACAGCCAAAAGCCTGTAGTCCAACCCATCACTCTAAGCACTACTTTTGAGCACCAAGAAGACTCACTCATTTACACCAGAGCCAATAATCCCAACAGAATGGCTTTGGAGCAGCTCCTAGCGCAAATGGAGATGGGAGCTGCCGCTGCCGCCTTCAGCTCTGGAAATGCAGCAGGAATGACCGTTTTCCAAGCCCTTCCCCTCGGAAGTCATATCATTGCTCCCTCAGACATGTACCATGGCATGAAAAAATTATTGATGGATGTTTTCAAGGACAAACTCGAATTGACCTTTACTGACCTTACCGATATTGAAAATCTCAAAAGGAGCCTCCAGCCCAATACCAAGTTGCTGTGGATCGAAACACCTTCCAATCCGCTTCTGAAAATAAGTGATATCAAAAGTCTCTGTACCCTTGCTAAGGAAAATGATTTGATTACTGTCTGTGACAATACTTTTGCCACACCCGTTTTCCAAAACCCACTAAAACTGGGCGCTGATATCGTCATGCACAGCTCTACCAAATACTTTGGTGGACACAGTGATATCTTGGGAGGTGCTTTGATCACCAAACAAAACAACAGCTTTTGGAAGCAAATTGTCAATATTCAAAAAACCGGGGGGGCTGTGCCTTCACCATTTGATTGCTATTTGCTCTGTCGAAGTATCAAAACCCTTGCTTATAGAATGAAAGGACATGCCGAACATGCGGGAGTTCTAGCTACTTTTCTGGATCAGCACAAACAAGTGGAAAGGGTATTCTACCCTGGCCTTACCAACCACCCAGGGCATGAAGTTGCGTCAAGTCAAATGAGTGGTTTTGGAGGGATCCTTTCTTTTTTGGTAAAAGGAGGCCCAGATGATGCCGATAAAGTGATATCAAATCTTAGATACTTCAACAACGCAACAAGCCTTGGTGGAGTAGAAAGTTTACTGGAAAGAAGAGCTGCTGTAGAAGGACCTGACACCAAAACCCCACAAAATCTTATCCGTGTATCAGTAGGATTGGAACACCTTGATGATTTATTGGAAGATATGGAAAGTGCCCTTGATAAAGTAGGCTAA
- a CDS encoding RNA polymerase sigma factor: MKSIFEKDLVAACIKQDRKAQFELFERYKVALYSSVYRILNDEAEAHDALQEAFIEIFKSIKKFRGEGTLGAWMKTIAVRKAINLAKKKMYFTALDQVEIQAGKGVLDGWIDGEMLDQAIRDLPVGCRSVFLLVEVEGYKHAECGQMLSISESTSKSQLFYAKKLLKESLTKLLKA, from the coding sequence ATGAAGTCAATTTTTGAAAAAGATCTTGTTGCTGCTTGTATAAAGCAAGACCGAAAAGCTCAATTTGAGTTGTTTGAGCGGTATAAGGTTGCGCTTTATTCTTCAGTATATAGGATCTTGAATGACGAGGCGGAGGCACATGATGCACTTCAGGAGGCTTTTATTGAGATATTTAAAAGCATAAAAAAGTTTCGTGGAGAAGGGACGCTTGGGGCTTGGATGAAGACCATTGCAGTGAGAAAGGCGATTAATCTGGCCAAGAAGAAAATGTATTTTACTGCTTTGGACCAAGTAGAAATCCAAGCAGGAAAAGGTGTTTTGGATGGTTGGATAGATGGGGAGATGCTGGATCAAGCCATCAGAGACTTGCCAGTGGGCTGTAGGAGTGTTTTTCTATTGGTAGAAGTAGAAGGATATAAGCATGCGGAATGCGGGCAGATGCTTTCTATTTCGGAAAGTACCTCTAAGTCTCAGCTTTTCTACGCCAAAAAATTGCTAAAGGAAAGTTTGACAAAACTCTTGAAAGCATGA
- a CDS encoding DUF4293 domain-containing protein yields the protein MIQRVQTIFLFLVAVAMLLVTYFPIWSQVNTGQTETMTLTAWYMTHLDVANDTVIEETGTFYIGALAILAALIALYSLSQFKTRTKQMFLNMINSLVMVINLGLIVYLTYSFNIDFNPTASGAFMIGFYCIIVAMVFNIVANRFIRKDEMLVKSVDRIR from the coding sequence ATGATACAACGCGTACAAACGATCTTTCTATTTCTTGTAGCTGTAGCCATGCTATTGGTCACTTATTTTCCTATTTGGTCACAAGTAAATACAGGACAAACTGAAACCATGACATTGACGGCCTGGTATATGACCCATTTGGATGTAGCCAATGATACTGTAATTGAGGAAACTGGCACCTTCTACATCGGTGCTTTGGCCATTTTGGCTGCTTTGATCGCCCTCTACAGTTTGAGCCAGTTCAAAACCAGAACCAAACAAATGTTTCTTAACATGATCAATTCCTTGGTCATGGTGATCAACCTTGGCCTTATCGTGTACTTGACCTATAGCTTCAATATAGATTTCAACCCTACGGCCAGCGGGGCATTTATGATTGGCTTTTACTGCATTATCGTAGCCATGGTTTTCAATATCGTGGCCAACAGATTTATCCGTAAAGATGAAATGCTGGTAAAATCCGTGGATAGAATTCGATAG
- the truA gene encoding tRNA pseudouridine(38-40) synthase TruA, with protein METLRRYFLEVAYKGTHYHGWQVQPNAMTVQEKINHALKTILRKEIETMGSGRTDTGVHGKQQYLHFDFEGDLERRTFLKKLNAVLPKDISAYNLQKVKPEAHARFDAAWRSYEYYISLRKNPFEEELSWHCYYQLDLGLMNSAAQLLLAHRDFECFSKVKTEVNHFECEIKTAFWEQKDQHLIFHITANRFLRGMVRAIVGTMVEVGTGKLDLEGFQNILDSRSRGKAGAAAPPQGLYLSEVTYPERIFI; from the coding sequence ATGGAAACACTTAGAAGGTATTTTCTGGAAGTAGCCTACAAAGGCACCCATTATCATGGCTGGCAGGTACAGCCCAATGCCATGACCGTACAGGAGAAAATCAACCATGCCCTTAAAACCATATTGAGAAAGGAAATAGAAACCATGGGCAGTGGCCGGACGGACACTGGAGTGCATGGAAAGCAACAGTATTTGCATTTTGATTTTGAGGGAGATTTGGAAAGGAGGACGTTTCTCAAAAAGCTAAATGCCGTTTTACCAAAAGATATCAGTGCCTATAATCTTCAAAAAGTTAAGCCTGAAGCACATGCTCGCTTCGATGCAGCATGGAGAAGTTATGAATATTACATCTCTTTACGAAAAAATCCGTTTGAAGAAGAGTTGTCTTGGCATTGTTACTATCAATTGGATTTGGGTTTGATGAATTCAGCTGCCCAGCTTTTACTGGCACACCGGGATTTTGAATGCTTTAGTAAGGTGAAGACTGAAGTGAATCATTTTGAATGTGAAATAAAAACAGCTTTTTGGGAACAAAAAGACCAACATTTGATTTTCCATATAACGGCAAACCGATTTTTGAGGGGAATGGTACGGGCCATAGTGGGGACGATGGTGGAAGTGGGGACAGGGAAGCTTGATTTAGAAGGGTTTCAAAACATATTGGACAGTAGAAGTAGAGGCAAAGCTGGAGCCGCCGCACCGCCACAAGGCTTGTATTTGAGTGAAGTGACTTATCCTGAAAGAATATTTATATAA
- a CDS encoding ABC transporter ATP-binding protein, translated as MSLEKENERSGDIIDTQVLRKLYQFVKPYQGRFFFLIFLTIALAALAPTRPLFIQMAIDDHVAIGDQEGLLQIIYLLIGLLILQAVVQFAHTYLSGWIGQVIIRDIRTKLYRHLLKMRLKFFDNTPIGRLVTRNISDIETLSNVFSEGLAAIIGDLLQLVTILGVMFWVDWKLTLVSLCTLPLLIISTYVFKEKVKVAFNEVRNAVSNLNSFLQEHITGMNIVQIFNREASEYKKFKEINTEHKKAHVKSVMYYSVYYPVAEIIQAIGIGLVVWYGATGVFGLDLKVGVLISFIMYLQLFFRPIRMLADRFNTLQMGVVSSSRIFKLLESQEHIANEGELKPEKIKGNIKLEHVWFAYNDEEWVLKDINFKVKHGETVALVGATGAGKSSIINLISRFYDINKGSIKVDGTDIKDYELGVLRKHIGVVLQDVFLFSDTIYFNITLGNPDITREQVMEAAELVGAKKFIERLPGGLDYNVMERGATLSVGQRQLISFVRAMVYNPEIIILDEATSSVDTETEELIQSAIDKMMKGRTSIVIAHRLSTIQKADNIIVLHKGEIKEMGTHEVLLEKEGYYAQLHQMQLKSMAN; from the coding sequence TTGAGTCTGGAAAAAGAAAATGAAAGGAGTGGAGACATCATAGACACCCAGGTGTTGAGAAAACTCTACCAATTTGTAAAACCATATCAGGGCAGGTTTTTCTTTTTGATCTTCCTGACAATTGCCTTGGCTGCGCTTGCTCCAACACGACCGCTATTCATCCAAATGGCAATAGATGATCATGTGGCCATTGGTGATCAAGAAGGATTGCTGCAAATAATCTACCTTTTAATAGGCTTATTGATACTGCAAGCGGTTGTTCAGTTTGCACATACTTACCTTTCAGGATGGATCGGTCAGGTAATCATCAGGGACATTCGTACCAAACTGTATCGCCACTTATTGAAGATGCGTTTGAAGTTTTTTGATAATACGCCTATTGGTCGTTTAGTGACCCGGAATATTTCAGATATAGAGACACTTTCCAATGTATTCAGTGAAGGTCTGGCAGCGATTATAGGAGATTTGCTGCAATTGGTTACCATTTTGGGTGTAATGTTTTGGGTGGATTGGAAGCTGACCTTGGTCAGTTTATGCACTTTGCCATTGCTGATCATTTCTACTTATGTTTTTAAGGAGAAGGTCAAAGTGGCCTTTAATGAAGTGAGGAATGCTGTTTCCAACCTGAACTCTTTTCTTCAAGAGCATATCACTGGGATGAATATTGTGCAGATCTTTAACCGTGAGGCGAGTGAATACAAAAAGTTTAAAGAGATCAATACAGAACATAAAAAGGCTCATGTAAAGTCTGTGATGTATTACTCCGTTTACTATCCTGTTGCAGAGATTATTCAGGCTATTGGGATTGGTCTGGTGGTCTGGTATGGCGCTACTGGAGTGTTTGGGTTAGACCTAAAGGTAGGGGTGTTGATTTCTTTCATCATGTATTTGCAATTGTTTTTCCGACCCATTCGAATGTTGGCTGATCGATTTAATACTTTGCAGATGGGTGTGGTGAGTTCTTCCCGGATTTTTAAGTTGTTGGAAAGCCAAGAGCACATTGCCAATGAAGGAGAGTTAAAGCCAGAAAAAATCAAAGGGAATATCAAACTGGAGCATGTTTGGTTTGCTTATAATGATGAGGAATGGGTGCTGAAGGACATTAATTTCAAAGTGAAGCATGGTGAGACGGTGGCTTTAGTGGGTGCCACAGGAGCTGGAAAATCTTCTATCATCAATTTGATCAGCAGGTTCTATGATATCAATAAAGGTAGTATCAAGGTGGACGGCACAGATATCAAGGACTATGAGTTGGGCGTGCTTCGCAAGCACATAGGGGTGGTGCTCCAAGATGTGTTTTTGTTTTCAGATACCATTTATTTCAATATCACGTTGGGCAATCCCGACATCACTCGTGAGCAAGTGATGGAGGCAGCCGAGTTGGTGGGGGCAAAGAAGTTTATTGAGCGACTACCTGGAGGACTGGATTATAATGTGATGGAAAGAGGGGCTACCCTTTCAGTGGGCCAAAGGCAGTTGATTTCCTTTGTGAGGGCCATGGTGTACAATCCAGAAATCATCATCTTGGATGAAGCGACTTCCTCTGTAGATACAGAAACAGAAGAGCTGATCCAAAGCGCCATAGATAAAATGATGAAAGGAAGAACTTCAATCGTTATTGCCCATAGGCTTTCTACCATCCAAAAGGCAGATAATATTATTGTGTTGCACAAAGGCGAGATTAAAGAAATGGGAACCCATGAAGTCTTGTTGGAGAAAGAAGGTTATTATGCCCAGCTTCACCAGATGCAGCTCAAGTCAATGGCCAACTAA